One stretch of Pelmatolapia mariae isolate MD_Pm_ZW linkage group LG3_W, Pm_UMD_F_2, whole genome shotgun sequence DNA includes these proteins:
- the LOC134618507 gene encoding E3 ubiquitin-protein ligase RNF19B-like: protein MSIRGQDQVEKKYDPLDTTLKFVNREDDLDSSCDDSLRAEMSCGHAVTPESLTRWCRSLLDEGNYKFRCPALVEGTKQCNTEWSYQEVRRLADLTVEEMQHFEESMARLALADHCEVQPCPQCKTDVERKDLSNLCVQCVVCTADQKKTYQFCWQCLKPWKGSGPRSDRCDNDGCENKDLQLIQTCKTISLPEVEGVTSCPAIRLCPTCGMRVEHTTEYCKNIKCPRCMMEFCFVCLKLKRECSQTSSPYEICPSGVAPRQTSIPVWRKT, encoded by the exons ATGAGCATTCGTGGACAGGATCAGGTGGAGAAGAAATACGACCCTCTAGACACCACCCTGAAGTTCGTCAACAGAGAGGATGACTTGGATTCATCAT GTGATGACTCTCTCAGAGCAGAGATGTCCTGCGGCCACGCTGTCACTCCTGAATCTCTGACACGTTGGTGTCGCTCCCTGCTGGATGAG GGAAATTACAAATTCAGATGTCCGGCTTTAGTGGAGGGCACCAAGCAGTGTAATACAGAGTGGTCGTACCAGGAGGTGCGCAGACTGGCTGATCTGACTGTGGAGGAAATGCAGCACTTTGAAGAGAGCATGGCCCGTCTGGCTCTTGCAGACCACTGCGAGGTTCAGCCA TGTCCACAGTGTAAAACAGATGTAGAGAGGAAGGATCTGTCCAACCTGTGTGTCCAGTGTGTCGTATGCACAGCTGATCAGAAGAAGACCTACCAGTTCTGCTGGCAGTGTCTGAAACCATGGAAGGGTTCAGGTCCTCGATCTGACCGCTGTGATAACGACGGCTGTGAGAACAAGGACCTGCAACTCATACAGACATGTAAAACCATCAGTCTGCCTGAGGTGGAGGGCGTCACCAGCTGCCCCGCCATCAGACTCTGTCCTACATGTGGCATGAGGGTGGAGCATACCACAGAATACTGCAAAAATATCAAATGTCCTCGCTGCATGATGGAGTTCTGTTTTGTCTGCCTGAAACTAAAGCGTGAATGTTCACAGACCAGTTCACCATATGAAATCTGCCCCAGTGGGGTCGCTCCAAGGCAGACCTCCATCCCTGTGTGGAGGAAAACATAA